Proteins encoded within one genomic window of Candidatus Nealsonbacteria bacterium:
- a CDS encoding CTP synthase has product MPRIIFVAGGVMSGIGKGITVSSIGRILQSRGFKVTAVKIDPYVNVDAGTMNPIEHGEVFVTDDGIESDQDIGNYERFFSDDLSKDNYMTTGKVYLEVIKRERNLGYKGKCVEVVPHIPNEVINRILKAGKNKKPDFILVEIGGTVGEYQNLIFLEAARMMRLKTPKKVLFVLVSYLPIPSMIGEMKTKPTQNAVRTLNEAGIQADIILGRSSLPIDVPRKKKISTFCNIDPKDVISAPDSDLIYEIPLNLEEEGLGDRILKKFNLRTKKKDIGQWQSMVKRIRSVKEPVKIAIVGKYFESGKFTLSDSYISVIEAVKYSAWSNNRKPEISWLSAEEYEKNPDKLKELLNYDGIIVPGGFGNRGIEGKIKAIEFCRKKKIPFFGLCLGMQLAVIEFSRNVCGLKDANSREMNPDSSNLVIDIMSKQKNLVKNKQYGGTMRLGSYQCELKKDTVSAKAYGSLEISERHRHRYEFNNDFRDLLESKGMILAGINRENDLVEIIEIKDHPFFVGTQFHPEFKARPLSPHPLFNQFIKACLKR; this is encoded by the coding sequence ATGCCAAGAATAATATTTGTCGCAGGCGGTGTTATGTCCGGAATAGGAAAGGGGATTACAGTCTCAAGTATTGGAAGAATATTACAAAGCAGGGGATTTAAAGTTACAGCAGTTAAGATAGATCCTTATGTTAATGTGGATGCCGGAACCATGAATCCAATTGAACATGGCGAAGTCTTTGTTACAGATGATGGCATAGAATCAGATCAAGACATCGGTAATTACGAGAGATTCTTTTCAGATGATTTGTCAAAAGACAATTACATGACTACTGGAAAGGTCTATCTCGAAGTAATCAAAAGAGAGAGGAATTTGGGATATAAGGGAAAGTGTGTAGAAGTTGTTCCTCATATTCCAAACGAAGTTATAAATAGAATCTTAAAAGCCGGTAAAAATAAAAAACCAGACTTTATTCTAGTTGAAATTGGAGGAACAGTAGGGGAATACCAGAATCTTATCTTTCTTGAAGCAGCCAGAATGATGCGTTTAAAAACCCCTAAAAAGGTCCTCTTTGTCTTAGTCAGTTACCTTCCCATTCCTTCTATGATTGGAGAGATGAAGACTAAGCCAACTCAGAATGCAGTAAGAACATTAAATGAAGCAGGGATACAGGCAGACATAATATTAGGAAGATCTAGTCTTCCCATAGACGTCCCTCGAAAGAAAAAAATATCTACTTTTTGTAATATTGATCCAAAGGATGTTATTTCAGCTCCAGATTCAGATTTGATATATGAAATCCCCCTTAACCTTGAAGAAGAAGGTTTAGGAGATCGTATTCTAAAGAAATTTAATTTAAGAACCAAGAAGAAGGACATTGGGCAGTGGCAGTCTATGGTTAAGAGAATAAGAAGTGTTAAAGAACCAGTTAAAATAGCTATAGTAGGAAAGTATTTTGAATCAGGAAAATTTACTCTATCTGATTCATATATTTCTGTTATAGAAGCCGTTAAGTATTCAGCGTGGAGTAATAACAGAAAGCCTGAAATATCATGGCTTTCAGCTGAGGAGTATGAAAAGAACCCGGATAAATTAAAAGAGTTGTTGAATTATGACGGAATAATTGTACCGGGTGGTTTCGGTAACCGAGGGATTGAGGGCAAGATTAAAGCAATAGAATTCTGCAGAAAGAAAAAGATACCTTTTTTTGGCCTTTGCCTGGGTATGCAATTAGCGGTCATTGAGTTTAGTAGAAACGTTTGCGGATTAAAAGATGCTAATTCAAGAGAAATGAATCCCGATTCTTCAAATTTGGTAATTGATATAATGTCAAAACAGAAGAACCTTGTTAAGAATAAGCAATACGGAGGAACTATGCGACTTGGATCCTATCAATGCGAACTAAAGAAGGACACAGTTAGTGCCAAAGCATATGGTTCATTAGAGATATCAGAAAGGCATAGGCATAGATATGAATTCAATAATGACTTCAGAGATCTTTTAGAATCTAAAGGAATGATTCTTGCTGGCATTAACAGAGAAAATGATTTAGTTGAAATAATTGAAATTAAAGATCACCCCTTTTTCGTTGGTACACAATTCCACCCTGAATTTAAAGCAAGACCATTGAGCCCACATCCGTTATTCAATCAGTTTATAAAAGCTTGCTTAAAAAGATAA
- the rpmA gene encoding 50S ribosomal protein L27 yields MATTKASGTTKLGRDSQPQYLGVKLYEGQKARAGSIIIRQRGSKFLAGVNVKKGSDDTLFSLINGLVKFSTKKKKGFDGKSRVVKVVSVNPVG; encoded by the coding sequence ATGGCAACGACAAAAGCATCGGGAACAACTAAATTGGGAAGAGATTCTCAACCTCAATATCTGGGGGTCAAATTATATGAAGGTCAGAAAGCAAGGGCTGGTTCTATCATTATTCGTCAAAGGGGATCAAAATTCCTTGCTGGGGTCAATGTTAAAAAAGGAAGTGACGACACTCTTTTTTCTCTCATCAATGGTTTAGTAAAGTTTAGCACAAAGAAAAAGAAAGGATTTGATGGTAAAAGTAGAGTTGTAAAAGTTGTCAGCGTTAATCCAGTCGGATAA